A window of the Streptomyces finlayi genome harbors these coding sequences:
- a CDS encoding ABC transporter ATP-binding protein, producing MGIEVVVEGLTKSFGKQNIWQDVSLTLPAGEVSVMLGPSGTGKTVFLKSIIGLLKPEQGRVLVNGVDMVNSPEREIMETRKLFGLMFQDGALFGSMSLFDNIAFPLREHTRKKESEIRRIVMERIDVVGLLGAEGKLPGEISGGMRKRAGLARALVLDPQIILCDEPDSGLDPVRTAYLSQLLIDLNAQIDATMLIVTHNLDIAATVPDNMGMLFCRNLVTFGPREVLLTSDVPVVSQFLAGRREGPIGMSEEKDAATLAAEQMNGNGSGPRTGPRTVVPQLEPSPGMPVRQGALRRRERVVAMMDRLPEAARTAILNSYTPAAGGVRP from the coding sequence ATGGGAATCGAAGTAGTCGTCGAGGGCCTGACGAAGTCCTTCGGCAAGCAGAACATCTGGCAGGACGTCAGCCTCACTCTTCCGGCCGGAGAGGTGAGCGTGATGCTCGGACCTTCCGGAACCGGAAAGACCGTTTTCCTGAAATCCATCATCGGTCTTCTGAAGCCGGAGCAGGGCCGCGTCCTCGTCAACGGCGTCGACATGGTCAACAGCCCCGAGCGGGAGATCATGGAGACCCGGAAGCTCTTCGGGCTCATGTTCCAGGACGGTGCGCTCTTCGGCTCGATGTCGCTGTTCGACAACATCGCCTTCCCTCTGCGTGAGCACACCCGCAAGAAGGAGTCCGAGATCCGGCGCATCGTCATGGAGCGGATCGACGTCGTCGGACTGCTCGGCGCCGAGGGCAAGTTGCCCGGTGAGATATCCGGCGGCATGCGCAAGCGCGCCGGCCTGGCCCGCGCGCTCGTCCTGGACCCGCAGATCATCCTCTGCGACGAACCGGACTCCGGACTGGACCCGGTCCGCACCGCCTATCTCTCCCAGCTGCTCATCGATCTCAACGCGCAGATCGACGCGACGATGCTCATCGTCACCCACAACCTCGACATCGCCGCCACCGTCCCGGACAACATGGGCATGCTGTTCTGCCGCAACCTCGTGACCTTCGGGCCACGCGAGGTGCTGCTCACGAGCGATGTGCCGGTCGTCTCGCAGTTCCTCGCCGGGCGCCGCGAAGGCCCCATCGGGATGTCCGAGGAGAAGGACGCCGCCACTCTCGCCGCCGAGCAGATGAACGGCAACGGGAGCGGCCCCCGCACCGGCCCCCGCACCGTCGTCCCGCAGCTGGAGCCCTCGCCCGGCATGCCCGTACGGCAGGGCGCCCTGCGCCGCCGGGAGCGGGTCGTCGCCATGATGGACCGGCTGCCGGAGGCCGCCCGTACGGCGATCCTCAACAGCTACACCCCGGCCGCGGGCGGTGTCCGCCCATGA
- a CDS encoding MlaE family ABC transporter permease translates to MAMLSRLDKSGDHLTFYVRALVWIPRTLRRYLKEVQRLLAEVAFGSGGLGVIGGTVGVMIAMTLFTGTVVGLQGYAALNQIGTSAFTGFISAYFNTREIAPLVAGLALSATVGAGFTAQLGAMRINEEVDALEAMGVRSMPYLVTTRIIAGVVAIIPLYAIGLLSSYVASRYITVLFNGQSAGTYDHYFNLFLSPEDVLLSVLKVLIFSVLVILAHCYYGFHATGGPAGVGVAVGRSVRNAIVLISVTDFFLSLAIWGATTTVKVAG, encoded by the coding sequence ATGGCGATGCTCAGCCGGCTCGACAAGTCCGGCGACCATCTCACCTTCTACGTAAGGGCGTTGGTATGGATCCCGCGGACGCTCCGCCGCTATCTCAAGGAGGTCCAGCGGCTTCTGGCCGAAGTGGCCTTCGGCAGCGGTGGCCTCGGAGTCATCGGCGGCACCGTCGGCGTGATGATCGCCATGACCCTGTTCACCGGCACGGTCGTCGGTCTCCAGGGATACGCGGCCCTCAACCAGATCGGCACCTCCGCCTTCACCGGCTTCATCTCGGCCTACTTCAACACCCGTGAGATCGCCCCCCTGGTAGCCGGACTCGCGCTCTCCGCGACGGTCGGCGCGGGCTTCACGGCCCAGCTCGGCGCGATGCGGATCAACGAGGAGGTCGACGCCCTCGAAGCGATGGGCGTGCGCTCCATGCCCTATCTCGTGACCACCCGGATCATCGCGGGCGTCGTCGCGATCATCCCGCTGTACGCGATCGGACTGCTCTCCTCGTACGTGGCGTCCCGCTACATCACGGTCCTCTTCAACGGCCAGTCCGCGGGCACCTACGACCACTACTTCAATCTCTTCCTCTCCCCGGAGGACGTGCTGCTGTCGGTGCTCAAGGTGCTGATCTTCAGTGTCCTGGTGATCCTGGCCCACTGCTACTACGGCTTCCACGCCACCGGCGGCCCCGCCGGAGTGGGCGTGGCCGTGGGCCGGTCGGTGCGGAACGCGATCGTGCTGATCAGCGTCACCGACTTCTTCCTCTCGCTCGCCATCTGGGGCGCCACGACTACGGTGAAGGTGGCCGGCTGA
- a CDS encoding MlaE family ABC transporter permease, with protein sequence MTAPLPVRPSGPPAENVPKPPEQIPPTRLLAPLRETGKLFALAATVTRAVFRRPFQVREFIEQFWFVASVTILPAALVSIPFGAVIALQVGSLTEQLGAQSFTGGASVLAVIQQASPLIVALLIAGAGGSAICADLGSRKIREELDAMEVMGVSPIQRLVVPRVLAMMLVAVLLNGLVSVVGTLGGYFFNVIMQDGTPGAYLASFSALAQLPDLYISEFKALIFGFIAGIVASYRGLNPRGGPKGVGDAVNQSVVITFMLLFFVNMVLTTIYLQIVPAKGS encoded by the coding sequence ATGACCGCTCCGCTGCCGGTGCGGCCTTCCGGCCCGCCCGCCGAGAACGTACCGAAGCCGCCCGAGCAGATACCTCCGACGCGCCTGCTGGCCCCGCTGCGCGAGACCGGCAAGCTGTTCGCCCTGGCGGCGACCGTGACCCGGGCGGTCTTCCGCAGACCCTTCCAGGTAAGGGAGTTCATCGAGCAGTTCTGGTTCGTCGCCAGCGTCACCATCCTGCCCGCCGCCCTCGTCTCCATCCCCTTCGGCGCGGTCATCGCCCTTCAGGTCGGCTCGCTGACCGAGCAGCTCGGTGCCCAGTCCTTCACCGGCGGCGCCAGCGTCCTCGCCGTCATCCAGCAGGCCAGCCCGCTCATCGTGGCGCTGCTGATCGCCGGGGCCGGCGGCTCGGCGATCTGCGCCGACCTCGGTTCACGGAAGATCCGCGAGGAGCTGGACGCGATGGAGGTCATGGGCGTCTCGCCCATCCAGCGCCTCGTCGTCCCCCGCGTCCTCGCCATGATGCTCGTCGCCGTCCTGCTCAACGGCCTGGTCTCGGTCGTCGGCACCCTGGGCGGCTACTTCTTCAACGTGATCATGCAGGACGGCACCCCGGGTGCGTACCTCGCCAGCTTCTCCGCGCTCGCGCAGCTCCCCGACCTGTACATCAGTGAGTTCAAGGCGCTCATCTTCGGCTTCATCGCCGGCATCGTCGCCTCCTATCGGGGACTCAATCCTCGCGGCGGCCCCAAGGGCGTCGGCGACGCGGTCAACCAGTCCGTCGTCATCACCTTCATGCTGCTGTTCTTCGTGAACATGGTCCTCACGACGATCTACCTCCAGATCGTCCCCGCGAAGGGGAGCTGA